The following coding sequences are from one Bradyrhizobium sp. 200 window:
- a CDS encoding efflux RND transporter periplasmic adaptor subunit, with protein MNFNPPLNIEPEASQETAKGSEQPRVGQRRWLGRLSLFGAALALGTALASGAWNHYEQHRQVVATAEQGRDLVPQVRVAAVRPSAGTEIVTLPATTSAFSAANIFARASGYIDKREVDIGDRVKAGQLLAEIVAPELDHQIAQAEATLGQLKAALQQAEANRELAKVTWDRDGPLVKQGWLTAQQGTTDVQTLKAQEAAVSVAQANVVAEEAQLQVLHQQKLYQRVVAPFDGVITQRNIDIGSLVQADSTSGTFMFTIMQGNVIRTQVFVPQDEAFGLKPGIDAVVHVPEIPDRTFPGKVTRIADALQPGSRTLLTEIDIPNHDGALAPGIYCTIELHIPRKTPSFRVSADAVIFNDGGLQVAVVENGAVHLRKVSVVRDLGQEVEINSGVKAGDQVILNPAVDLADGSKVRIRAPATRTS; from the coding sequence ATGAATTTCAATCCGCCTTTGAACATTGAGCCGGAAGCGTCGCAGGAGACGGCAAAGGGATCCGAACAGCCTCGCGTCGGCCAGAGACGATGGCTCGGCCGGCTTTCGCTCTTCGGGGCGGCCCTCGCGTTGGGAACGGCGCTGGCTTCCGGGGCATGGAACCACTATGAGCAGCATCGTCAGGTGGTGGCCACCGCAGAGCAGGGCCGGGACCTCGTTCCGCAGGTTCGTGTCGCGGCCGTGCGGCCGAGCGCCGGTACCGAAATCGTCACTCTGCCGGCGACCACCTCGGCGTTCTCGGCCGCCAATATTTTTGCGCGCGCCAGCGGCTATATCGACAAACGCGAGGTCGATATCGGTGACCGCGTGAAAGCCGGACAGTTGCTGGCCGAAATCGTGGCGCCGGAACTGGATCATCAGATCGCACAGGCGGAGGCGACGCTCGGTCAGCTCAAGGCGGCGCTGCAACAGGCTGAGGCGAACCGCGAGCTTGCCAAGGTCACGTGGGATCGCGACGGGCCGCTGGTGAAGCAGGGCTGGCTGACGGCCCAGCAAGGCACGACCGACGTCCAGACCCTGAAGGCGCAGGAAGCGGCGGTCTCGGTCGCGCAGGCGAATGTGGTCGCGGAAGAGGCACAGTTGCAGGTGTTGCACCAGCAAAAGCTCTACCAGCGCGTGGTGGCTCCGTTCGACGGCGTCATCACCCAGCGCAACATCGACATCGGCAGCCTGGTGCAGGCCGATTCGACCAGCGGCACCTTCATGTTCACGATCATGCAGGGCAACGTGATCCGGACCCAGGTCTTTGTCCCGCAGGACGAGGCGTTCGGCCTGAAGCCGGGGATCGACGCCGTGGTGCACGTGCCCGAGATTCCCGATCGCACCTTTCCCGGCAAGGTGACCCGGATCGCCGATGCGCTGCAGCCGGGTTCCCGCACCCTGCTGACCGAAATCGACATTCCGAACCACGATGGCGCGCTGGCGCCGGGAATCTATTGCACGATCGAATTGCACATTCCGCGCAAGACGCCGAGCTTCAGGGTATCCGCCGATGCCGTCATCTTCAACGATGGCGGGTTGCAGGTCGCCGTGGTCGAGAACGGTGCGGTGCATCTGCGCAAGGTATCGGTCGTGCGCGATCTCGGGCAGGAGGTGGAGATCAACAGCGGCGTGAAGGCGGGCGATCAGGTAATTCTCAATCCCGCGGTCGATCTGGCTGACGGCAGCAAGGTTCGCATCCGCGCCCCGGCGACGCGGACGTCCTGA
- a CDS encoding efflux RND transporter permease subunit, whose amino-acid sequence MGIVRFALRFPHTFYVVAALVLFLGVVASIKMPTDIFPEINIPVVTVVWSYTGLSTPEMEQRVTTYSQYAISSNVSGIRNIEAQTMAGLSVQKIYFQPDVNLDLAIAQIVSGTNAIRALLPPGIQAPLVVQFNASSVPVLQISLSSDTLSEQQLYDYGIYRIRQQLAPIPGITLPTPAGGKYRQIMVDLDPSKLLAKGLTPLDVVNAVNAQNLTLPAGTAKFGHTQYAVRTNATPASIDDLNNIPVKVVNGATIFVKDVGQVHDGWLVQQNVVRQNGRRSVLLSIIKNGNASTLSVVNAVHEALKTARAAAPPGMQINELFDQSVFVKQSVAGVLREGAIAAALTALMILLFLGSWRSTLVVMISIPLSILTSLVVLYFLGETLNTMTLGGLALAVGILVDDSTVTIENTHRLLTEEGLPLPQATLHGAAGIAIPTLVSTLAISCVFTSVVFLDGPAKFLFTPLGLAVVFAMLASYGLSRTLTPIVIGLLLKGENHGPAAGPASGLFARFHAAFERRFETMRHGYSRSLAGLIEHRFVIPMFMLLLLALGVVTFPFVGRDFFPAIDGGQIQLHVRAPAGTRIEATEKIFQQVENKIREIIPESDRDLIVDNIGLPARAYNLAFADGSTIGVNDGVILVSLKEGHRPTSEYVRKLRQALPAAFPESTFYFQAADIVTQILNFGLPAQIDVRTVGYDKENNLRVAQELRRRIAAIPGIADAHLQQEVDAPAFYADIDRARAAQLGLNADTIATNVNVSLSSSEQVTPNFWTDPKSGIPYYFAVQTPENKISSLNDLRNTPVSTGISTSLTDVPVPGLLSNVATFRRGSVPTNANQANIQPVYEVYASVQDRDLGSVARQISGIVTDLQKQLKPGNTIQVIGQIQSMNRAFINLGIGLLFAAVFVYLLMVVNYQNFGDPFVVILALPATLCGILTMLFITGTTLNVPSLMGAIMAVGVASANSILLVTFAREQQLAGKTAFQAAIEAGHTRIRPVLMTAAAMIVGMVPMAIGAPGEEQNAALARAVIGGLLFATPTTLLVVPYLFAMLRKGNDGKQHHGVFDEVLE is encoded by the coding sequence ATGGGCATCGTTCGTTTCGCCCTGAGATTTCCACACACGTTCTACGTGGTCGCTGCCCTGGTGCTGTTCCTGGGCGTCGTCGCATCCATCAAGATGCCGACGGACATCTTTCCGGAAATCAACATCCCCGTGGTGACGGTGGTCTGGAGCTATACCGGCCTCAGCACGCCCGAGATGGAGCAGCGCGTCACCACCTACAGCCAGTACGCCATCAGCTCCAATGTCAGCGGCATCAGGAACATCGAGGCGCAGACGATGGCCGGCCTTTCGGTGCAGAAGATCTACTTCCAGCCGGACGTCAATCTCGACCTCGCGATTGCTCAGATCGTCTCAGGGACCAATGCCATCCGTGCGCTGTTGCCGCCCGGTATCCAGGCCCCGCTGGTAGTGCAGTTCAATGCATCCAGCGTGCCCGTGCTGCAGATCAGCCTGAGTTCCGATACCCTCAGCGAACAGCAGCTCTACGATTACGGCATCTACCGGATCCGCCAGCAACTGGCGCCGATCCCCGGCATCACGCTGCCGACGCCGGCCGGCGGAAAGTATCGCCAGATCATGGTCGATCTGGATCCCTCAAAGCTGCTCGCCAAGGGACTTACGCCGCTCGACGTGGTGAACGCCGTCAACGCGCAGAACCTGACGCTGCCCGCGGGCACGGCCAAGTTTGGCCACACGCAATACGCCGTCCGCACCAACGCCACACCAGCCTCGATCGACGACCTCAACAACATTCCGGTCAAGGTTGTCAATGGCGCGACCATCTTCGTGAAGGACGTCGGCCAGGTTCACGATGGCTGGCTGGTGCAGCAGAACGTGGTGCGGCAGAACGGCCGGCGCTCCGTGCTGCTCAGTATCATCAAGAACGGAAACGCCTCGACGCTGAGCGTCGTCAACGCCGTCCATGAGGCGCTGAAGACGGCACGCGCCGCGGCGCCTCCGGGCATGCAGATCAACGAGCTGTTCGATCAGTCGGTCTTCGTCAAGCAGTCGGTGGCCGGCGTGCTGCGCGAGGGCGCGATCGCGGCCGCTCTCACGGCATTGATGATATTGCTGTTCCTGGGATCGTGGCGTTCAACCCTGGTGGTGATGATCTCGATTCCGCTGTCGATCCTCACCTCGTTGGTCGTGCTGTACTTCCTCGGCGAGACGCTGAATACGATGACGCTCGGTGGTTTGGCGCTGGCGGTCGGCATTCTGGTGGACGATTCCACCGTCACGATCGAAAATACCCATCGCCTGCTCACCGAGGAAGGGCTGCCACTGCCGCAGGCGACGCTGCACGGCGCTGCCGGCATTGCGATTCCGACGCTGGTATCGACGCTGGCCATCAGTTGCGTCTTCACCTCGGTGGTGTTCCTCGACGGACCGGCGAAATTTCTGTTCACCCCGCTGGGACTTGCGGTGGTGTTCGCGATGTTGGCCTCCTACGGCCTGTCGCGAACCCTGACGCCTATCGTCATCGGATTGCTGCTCAAGGGCGAGAACCATGGCCCGGCCGCAGGCCCCGCGAGCGGCCTGTTCGCGCGATTTCATGCCGCTTTCGAGCGTCGTTTCGAGACGATGCGGCACGGCTATTCACGCTCGCTCGCCGGGCTGATCGAGCATCGCTTTGTCATTCCAATGTTCATGTTATTGCTGTTGGCGCTCGGGGTCGTGACGTTTCCGTTCGTCGGCCGCGACTTCTTTCCCGCGATCGACGGCGGGCAGATCCAGCTTCATGTCCGCGCGCCTGCGGGAACGCGGATCGAGGCCACGGAGAAGATTTTTCAGCAGGTGGAAAACAAGATCCGCGAAATCATTCCCGAGAGCGACCGCGATCTGATCGTGGACAATATCGGATTGCCGGCACGGGCCTATAATCTGGCGTTCGCCGACGGCTCGACCATCGGTGTCAATGATGGCGTCATCCTGGTGTCGCTGAAAGAGGGCCACCGGCCGACCAGCGAATATGTGCGCAAGCTGAGGCAAGCATTGCCCGCCGCATTTCCCGAAAGCACGTTCTATTTTCAGGCGGCCGACATCGTCACCCAGATCCTCAATTTCGGCCTGCCTGCGCAGATTGACGTCCGCACAGTCGGCTATGACAAGGAGAACAATTTGCGCGTGGCCCAGGAGCTGCGCCGGCGGATTGCGGCGATACCGGGGATCGCGGATGCGCACCTGCAACAGGAAGTCGATGCACCGGCGTTCTATGCCGATATCGATCGCGCGCGTGCCGCCCAGCTCGGACTCAACGCGGACACTATCGCCACCAACGTCAATGTCAGCCTGAGCTCGTCGGAGCAGGTGACCCCCAACTTCTGGACCGATCCCAAATCGGGAATTCCGTATTATTTCGCGGTGCAGACGCCCGAGAACAAGATCAGCTCGCTCAACGACCTCCGCAACACGCCGGTCTCAACCGGGATCTCCACATCCCTGACTGACGTGCCGGTGCCGGGCCTGCTCAGCAACGTCGCGACCTTCCGGCGCGGCAGCGTGCCGACCAACGCCAACCAAGCCAATATTCAGCCGGTCTACGAGGTCTATGCGAGCGTGCAGGACCGCGATCTCGGCAGCGTCGCCCGCCAGATCAGCGGCATCGTGACGGATCTGCAGAAGCAACTCAAACCTGGAAACACCATCCAGGTGATCGGCCAGATCCAGAGCATGAACAGGGCGTTCATCAATCTCGGCATCGGATTGCTGTTTGCCGCGGTGTTCGTCTACTTGCTGATGGTTGTGAACTACCAGAATTTCGGCGACCCGTTCGTGGTCATCCTTGCGCTGCCGGCGACGCTGTGCGGCATCCTCACCATGCTGTTCATCACCGGCACCACGTTGAACGTGCCCTCGCTGATGGGAGCGATCATGGCGGTCGGCGTTGCGTCGGCAAACTCCATTCTGCTGGTGACGTTCGCTCGCGAGCAGCAGCTTGCCGGCAAGACGGCATTCCAGGCGGCCATCGAGGCCGGGCACACCCGGATCCGGCCGGTCCTGATGACGGCCGCCGCGATGATCGTCGGCATGGTCCCGATGGCGATCGGGGCGCCGGGCGAAGAACAGAACGCAGCACTGGCGCGGGCGGTGATTGGTGGCTTGCTGTTCGCTACGCCGACGACGCTGCTCGTGGTGCCGTATCTCTTCGCCATGCTGCGCAAGGGCAATGACGGTAAGCAACATCACGGGGTATTCGACGAGGTGCTGGAATGA
- a CDS encoding LysR substrate-binding domain-containing protein has translation MALTFRQVRHFIATAEIGRVSAAAAGLSVTQSAVTASIKALEAELGRKLFDRHSNGVTLTFDGQQFLQRARAIEASIADATRGPHRWGTQVDGTVDVAVSYTVAGYFLPPLLSRFWRAFPGITVRLHEYQRDAIEQSLISGSVDAAVMLVSNLHDRGSIRSRLLLRSPRRLWTCANHPLLHKASVRLADLSSEPFLMLTVDEAERSAMRYWQRTPHVPNIIFRTLSVEAVRSMVATGMGITILSDMVYRPWSLEGHRIDLKPIDDDVHTMDVGLAWKSKARLSPAARAFCEFVALAYPGPDPVHFD, from the coding sequence ATGGCTCTCACCTTCCGTCAGGTGCGCCACTTTATCGCTACCGCCGAAATCGGAAGGGTTTCGGCGGCCGCGGCCGGTCTTAGCGTGACGCAATCGGCCGTTACTGCGTCGATCAAGGCCCTTGAAGCCGAACTCGGACGAAAACTGTTCGACCGGCACTCGAACGGCGTCACCCTCACATTCGACGGTCAGCAATTCTTGCAGCGAGCCCGCGCCATCGAGGCCAGCATCGCAGATGCGACGCGCGGCCCACATCGCTGGGGAACCCAGGTCGATGGCACCGTCGACGTAGCTGTTAGCTACACGGTGGCCGGCTATTTCCTGCCGCCTCTTCTATCGCGATTCTGGCGGGCCTTTCCGGGCATCACGGTGCGACTTCACGAATACCAGCGGGATGCTATCGAACAAAGCCTCATCAGCGGCAGTGTCGATGCAGCCGTCATGCTCGTCTCCAACCTGCACGACCGAGGCTCGATCCGTTCGCGCCTGTTGCTGCGCTCGCCGCGGCGCCTGTGGACCTGTGCAAATCACCCGCTATTGCACAAGGCCAGCGTTCGATTGGCGGATCTCTCCAGTGAGCCATTTCTGATGCTGACCGTTGACGAGGCCGAACGCTCCGCCATGCGCTACTGGCAACGTACGCCGCACGTCCCCAACATCATCTTCCGCACACTGTCGGTAGAAGCCGTTCGCAGCATGGTGGCCACGGGCATGGGCATCACCATTCTGTCCGATATGGTCTATCGGCCGTGGTCTCTCGAAGGACATCGGATCGATCTCAAGCCGATAGATGACGATGTTCACACCATGGATGTTGGTCTTGCCTGGAAGAGCAAGGCTCGGCTCTCGCCAGCAGCCCGTGCCTTTTGCGAGTTCGTCGCCCTCGCTTATCCCGGACCCGATCCGGTTCATTTCGATTGA
- a CDS encoding ABC transporter ATP-binding protein yields MTARDVSVRFEGLKALSGVTLAVPRGRITGLIGPNGAGKTTLINVLTGFQRVGAGTVELEGETVNGIAAHKLRRKGVARTFQSGRLFRDLPVVDNLEVTGVGLGQTRRDAISEAERVMDWLGISHLAGAIAGALPYTDERRVAIGRAIMGNPRYLLLDEPAAGMSEHESHDLADIIKRIAEELGSGVLLIEHNIGLVLELCERIFVLDSGEIIEVGPPNQIRNSDAVRHAYMGTQRDEVIPAPAAAEAAML; encoded by the coding sequence TTGACCGCACGCGATGTCAGCGTCCGGTTCGAGGGCTTGAAAGCCTTGTCCGGGGTTACGCTGGCGGTGCCGCGGGGACGCATCACCGGACTGATCGGACCGAACGGCGCCGGAAAAACCACACTCATCAATGTTTTGACGGGATTTCAGCGCGTTGGCGCGGGGACCGTGGAGCTGGAGGGTGAAACGGTCAACGGCATCGCGGCTCACAAGCTGCGACGCAAGGGCGTGGCCCGCACGTTTCAATCGGGACGCCTGTTCCGTGACTTGCCGGTGGTGGACAACCTAGAGGTTACAGGCGTAGGCCTCGGCCAAACGCGGCGCGACGCGATCTCAGAAGCCGAGCGCGTGATGGATTGGCTGGGCATCTCGCATCTGGCCGGTGCCATTGCCGGCGCCCTGCCCTACACCGACGAACGACGGGTCGCCATCGGCCGGGCCATCATGGGCAATCCGCGCTACCTGCTGCTCGACGAACCCGCCGCAGGCATGTCCGAGCACGAAAGCCATGATCTGGCTGATATCATCAAGCGGATCGCGGAAGAACTCGGGTCCGGCGTGCTGCTGATCGAGCACAATATCGGCCTTGTGCTTGAGCTGTGCGAACGCATCTTCGTGCTCGACTCCGGCGAGATTATCGAAGTCGGTCCTCCGAACCAGATCCGCAACAGCGATGCGGTCCGGCACGCCTATATGGGCACGCAGCGGGACGAAGTCATTCCCGCACCTGCGGCTGCCGAAGCGGCAATGCTATGA
- a CDS encoding ABC transporter ATP-binding protein, giving the protein MTLLAVDDITVRYGRLTALRGVTLNISEGEILFVTGPNGAGKSTLLNAIAGVVPPVSGAITLDGAEVTTASPETIARHRFSLVPEGRHVFGALTIEENLKVGAGMRADRRKIADDLESVYREFPMLAERRHAAAGMLSGGQQQMLVIGRALMTSPRLMAIDEPSLGLAPKIIDQVYEILMQLRAQRKLTLLIVEQSSTRAMMTGGRMILMRGGRIVLEGKADDMVKDERLKQAYFGFGDH; this is encoded by the coding sequence ATGACTTTGCTGGCAGTCGATGACATCACGGTACGCTACGGGCGCTTGACGGCCTTGCGTGGTGTCACTCTCAACATCAGCGAAGGGGAGATCCTGTTCGTCACCGGTCCCAATGGCGCCGGAAAATCGACCTTGCTGAATGCAATCGCAGGCGTCGTGCCACCGGTCTCGGGCGCCATCACCCTGGACGGCGCAGAGGTGACAACAGCCTCGCCTGAGACGATCGCCCGGCACAGATTTTCGCTCGTGCCCGAAGGGCGCCACGTCTTTGGTGCGCTGACCATCGAGGAAAACTTGAAGGTTGGCGCCGGCATGCGAGCCGACCGGCGCAAGATCGCCGACGATCTCGAATCCGTCTATCGTGAATTCCCGATGCTGGCCGAGCGCCGCCACGCCGCAGCCGGCATGCTTTCGGGCGGCCAGCAGCAGATGCTCGTCATCGGCCGTGCTCTGATGACCTCGCCGCGGCTCATGGCGATCGACGAGCCATCGCTCGGACTTGCACCCAAGATCATCGATCAGGTCTACGAGATCCTGATGCAGCTTCGGGCGCAGCGCAAGCTGACGCTGTTGATTGTCGAACAAAGCTCGACGCGCGCCATGATGACCGGCGGTCGAATGATCCTCATGCGCGGTGGACGCATCGTGCTCGAGGGCAAAGCAGACGATATGGTCAAGGACGAGCGCCTGAAGCAGGCATATTTCGGCTTCGGAGACCATTGA